The window CGAAGAGCAGCTCCCGAAGAGAGGCTCCCGACAATCGGCTGCCGACAGTCAGCTACCGACGAACAACACGAGCAACAGCCACACCACAGGAGCCGTGGGCAGCAGCGAGTCCAGGCGGTCCATGATGCCGCCGTGCCCCGGCAGCAGGGTGCCCATGTCCTTGATGCCCAGGTCGCGCTTGATCATCGACTCGCCGAGGTCGCCGAGCGTGGCGCTGGCCGCGACCGCCAGGCCGATGATCAGGCCCTGCCACCACGTGCCGTCGTCGATGAGGAACTGCATGCACAACGCGCCCGCCACCATGGCGAAGGCGAGCGCGCCCAGCAGACCCTCGCGGGTCTTGCCGGGGCTGATGCGCGGAGCGAGCTTGTGCTTGCCGAAGCGCCAGCCGACGGCGTACGCGCCCGTGTCGCTGACCACGGCCAGCAGCAGGAACGTGAGCACCCGCCGCGCACCGTCGTCCGCGGTGAGCATCATCGCCACGAACGTGGCGAGGAACGGGATGTAGAAAGCGGCGAAGACTCCCGCGGTGACGTCCTTGAGGTACCCCTCGGGCGGTTCCGTCATCCGCCAGACCAGGACCGCGAGCGCGGTGAGCGCCATCGCCACCCAGGCACCCTCGGCACCCCGGACGTAACCGGCGACCACCATCGCGGCACCGCCGACCGCCAGCGGCACGAGCGGCGCCTTGATGGCCTTCTGCTCGGCGAGCCGCGACGTGAGTTCCCAGAGGCCGACCACGACGGCGACCGCTATCACCCCGACGAAGGCGGCCTTGACGACGAACAGCGACGCGACGATCACCGCACCGAGCCCGACCCCGACCCCTATGGCAGCGCCCAGGTCGCGGCCCGCGCTCTTCTTCTGCGGCGCGGGTGCGGGCTGTGCGGCGCTGGACATGGGCTCCTGCGGATTCTGCGACTGGTGGGACGGCACCCGAGAGGACGGATCCTGGTGCGGCGGCGTCCGAGGCGTCTCGTCGCGGAACAGGGGGCCGCCCGTCCGAGCAGCCCCCCGGTCGTCATCCTGGTCTCCGCCATGCGCGGGTACGTCGGGCACGATGGGCATGGGGCGAGTCTGCTGCGCGTTGTGCGCATCGTAGGCGGGACCCGCCGGGGCAGCCCCCTGGACAGGCCCCTGGTCGGACGGCCCCCAGTACCCGGCTTGTGGCGGCGCCCCCCAGGAAGAGTCGTTCATCAGACCTCGAGCAGCTCTGCTTCCTTGTGCTTGAGCAGCTCGTCCACCTGGGCGACGTACTTCGCGGTGGTGTCGTCGAGCTCCTTCTCCGCACGGCGGCCCTCGTCCTCGCCGACCTCGCCGTCCTTGATCATCTTGTCGATGCCGTCCTTGGCCTTGCGGCGCACGGAGCGGATCGAGATCTTGGAGTCCTCGGCCTTGGTGCGGGCGACCTTGATGTAGTCCTTGCGGCGCTCCTCCGTCAGCTCGGGGAACACCACCCGGATGATATTGCCGTCGTTGCTCGGGTTGACGCCGAGGTCGGAGTCACGGATCGCCTGCTCGATGTTGCGCAGCGCGCTCTTGTCGAACGGGGTCACCACGGCCATACGCGGCTCGGGCACCGAGAACGAGGCCAGTTGGTTGATCGGCGTCAGCGCGCCGTAGTAGTCCGCCACGATCTTGTTGAACATCGCCGGGTGCGCACGGCCGGTGCGGATCGCGGCGAAGTCCTCCTTGGCGACCACGACGGCCTTCTCCATCTTCTCCTCGGCCTCGAGGAGGGTCTCTTCGATCACCACTTGCTCCTGCGTGTCTTGAGTAGGCCCGGCTGCGGTTCCTTGGCGGGTAGGCGGCCGGCTGCGTCGCGTCTTATTCCTGCACGGTTCCCGACCGGCAGGACATTGTCCATCCCCCGGTCAGGCCCGACTGCCCTGGTCACCCACGAGCGTGCCGATCTTCTCACCCTTGACCGCCCGCGCGATATTGCCCTCGGCCAGAAGCTCGAAGACGAGGATCGGGAGCTTGTTGTCGCGGCACAGGGTGATCGCGGTCATGTCGGCGACCTTGAGGTCGCGGGTGATGACCTCGCCGTAGCTGAGCGAGTCGAACTTGACCGCTTCGGGGTTGGTCTTCGGGTCGGAGTCGTAGACCCCGTCCACACCGTTCTTGCCCATCAGCAGCGCCTCGGCGTCGATCTCCAGGGCGCGCTGGGCGGCGGTGGTGTCGGTGGAGAAGTACGGCATGCCCATGCCCGCGCCGAAGATGACCACACGGCCCTTCTCCAGGTGCCGCACGGCCCGCAGCGGGATGTACGGCTCGGCGACCTGCCCCATGGTGATGGCGGTCTGCACGCGCGAGTCGATGCCCTCCTTCTCCAGGAAGTCCTGGAGGGCCAGGCAGTTCATGACCGTGCCGAGCATGCCCATGTAGTCGGAGCGGGCCCGGTCCATGCCGCGCTGCTGGAGTTCCGCGCCGCGGAAGAAGTTGCCGCCGCCGATGACGACGGCGATCTGGGCACCGCCGCGGACCACCGCGGCGATCTCCCGGGCCATTTTGTGCACCACGTCGGGGTCGACGCCGAGTGCCCCGCCACCGGCGAAAGCCTCGCCGGAAAGCTTCAGCAGGAAGCGGCCGGCGCCCTTGCCGGTGTCGCTCTTTTCGTCCTTGTCGGCCTTGGTGGTGGTCATGGAGATCTCGCCTCTTCTACGTGTCGCACATACAAAGAAGGCCATTGCCGGTGGGGTGTTGGTGGCAACCCATGCGCGGCAATGGCCTCCTCGTCAGATCTGCTGCCGACCGTCACGCGCACGCGTGGCGGCATACGCAACCAACACGGACGACTGCTGTCGACCCTATAGGGGTCGCGCGTCGATCGCGGTACGGACTCAGATGCCGACCTTGATGCGTACGAAACGCTTCAGGGTGACACCGGCCTCGTCCAGGATCTTCTGGACGGACTTCTTCTGGTCGAGCGCGTACGGCTGACCGAGAAGGGTGGCCTCCTTGAAGAAGCCGTTGACGCGACCCTCGACGATCTTCGGGAGGGCGGCCTCGGGCTTGCCCTCGGCGCGGGTGGTCTCCTCGGCGACGCGACGCTCGGACTCGACGACCTCGGCCGGAACGTCCTCACGGGAGAGGTACTTCGGCGCGAAGGCGGCGATGTGCTGCGCGATGCCCTTGGCAAGGTCGGCGTCGGCCTTGTCCAGCTCGACCAGGACACCGATCTGCGGGGGCAGGTCGGGCATGGTGCGGTGCATGTACGAGCCGACGTAGGCGCCGGAGAACTGCGCGAAGCGGTCCAGGACGATCTTCTCGCCCAGGTTGGCGTTGGCCTCGTCGACGTACGCCTGGACCGTCTTGCCGGCCTCGATCTCGGACGCGAGCAGCGCCTCGAGGTCGGCCGGGGAGGTCTTGGTGACGTGCTCGGCGATCGTGTTGGCGACGGCCTGGAACCTCTCGCCCTTGGCGACGAAGTCCGTCTCGCACTTCAGCTCGACCAGGACGCCGGAGGTGTTGTCGTCGGCGATGATGGAAACCACGGCGCCGTTCTCGGCGGAGCGGCCCTCGCGCTTGGCGACGCCCTTCTGGCCCTTGATGCGCAGCGCCTCGACGGCCTTGTCGACGTTGCCGTCGGCCTCGTCCAGGGCCTTCTTGCAGTCCATCATGCCGGCGCCGGTGAGCTCGCGGAGCTTCTTGACGTCAGCGGCGGTGTAGTTCGCCATGATCTGTGAATCTCTTCTCGGAGTTCGAAGTCTCGAAGTCGGCGTCCGCCGCTGATCGGGCGGGCGTCCACCGAAGATCTACGGTCTGGGGGTGAACGGCGGGCGGCGCCCTTGGCACCGCCCGCCGTCACTCAACCGTGACGCTGGTTCGTCAGGCCTGCTCGGCCTCGGCCGGCTTCTCGGCCTCAGCAGCGGGGGCCTCGGCGACGGGAGCCTCGGCAGCGGCCGGAGCCTCGGCCTCGGCGGCCGCGGGGGCCTCCTCGGCGGCAGGGGCCTCAGCGGCAGGCGCCTCGGCGGGAGCCTCGTCGGCCTTCTTCTCGCCGCCCTCGAGCAGGTCGCGCTCCCAGGCGGCGAGCGGCTCGCCCGCGGCCTTGTCACCCTCGGCGGCCTTGCCGGCACCGGAACGGGAGATGAGGCCCTCGGCGACGGCGTCGGCGATCACGCGGGTGAGCAGGGTGACGGAACGGATCGCGTCGTCGTTGCCCGGGATCTTGTAGTCGACCTCGTCGGGGTCGCAGTTGGTGTCGAGGATGGCGACGACCGGGATGTTGAGCTTCCGGGCCTCACCGACCGCGATGTGCTCCTTCTTGGTGTCCACGATCCAGACGGCGCTGGGAACCTTGGACATCTCGCGGATACCACCGAGGGTCTTCTCCAGCTTGGCCTTCTCGCGCGAGAGCACGAGAAGCTCCTTCTTGGTGAGACCGGACGCGGCGACGTCCTCGAAGTCGATCTGCTCAAGCTCCTTGAGGCGCTGCAGACGCTTGTAGACGGTGGAGAAGTTGGTGAGCATGCCGCCCAGCCAGCGCTGGTTGACGTAGGGCATGCCGACGCGGGTGGCCTGCTCGGCGATGGCCTCCTGCGCCTGCTTCTTCGTGCCGACGAACATGACCGTGCCGCCGTGGGCGACGGTCTCCTTGACGAACTCGTAGGCGCGGTCGATGTACGACAGCGACTGGAGCAGGTCGATGATGTAGATGCCGTTGCGCTCCGTGAAGATGAATCGCTTCATCTTCGGGTTCCAACGACGGGTCTGGTGACCGAAGTGGACGCCGCTTTCCAGCAGCTCCCGCATCGTGACGACGGCCATGGCCGTTCTCCTTGAGTTTCTCGGTTGTGCCGCGCGTGCCGGACGGCACTCGCGCCTGACGCCCGCGATGCGCCTTGCCCGCTAGGGACCGAGAGGCGCTGACACCGGCTGTTTGAGGGCCTGGTGTCGGGGCGTGCGAAGTCGACCCGGTGACCCGGATCGCCACCAGAAGTGTACGGGACCCACGAGGTGCCGGGTGACGCCGCTGTCCACAACCGGCCGGTACTCCACAGATCCTGGCCATGATCCACTTTTTGCCGTCCCGCACGGGACCGTTCTCGCATGCGAGAAGACCGATCGATGCGTACGTGGCTGACGTTGCTGCTGGCTCTGGTGGTTGCCGCCGTGGGCGCCGCGGGTGCTGCTCTGCCCGCGGCGACCGCCCTCGACGGGGGTCCCGGCCGCGGGCCCGGCGGCCTGCCCGGCGATGACCCCGTCGGCAGTTCGCCCTCAGCTCCACCCGCCGCCGACACGTCGGTGCCCGCCGTCGGCCGCGCCTGGCCGGTGGGCCTGCGTCCGTCGGTGATACGCGGCTGGGAACCCCCGGCCAGCACCTACGGCCGGGGCCATCGCGGGATCGACCTCACGGCGGCACCCGGCGCCCCGGTCCGCGCCGTGGCCCCCGGCCGTGTCTCCTTCGCGGGCCGGGTCGCGGGCCGCGGGGTCGTATCGGTGGAACTGAACGGCACGGGCGACCCTCCCCTGCGCACGACCTACGAGCCGGTGCGGGCGACGGCGAAGAAGGGCGCGGAGGTGGCGGCGGGCGAGGTGATCGGCGTACTGGAACCGACGGGATCCCACTGTCCTGCGTCCTGCCTGCACTGGGGACTGCGCCGGGCCGACACCTACCTCGACCCGCTGTCCCTGCTGCCGCCGTGGCTGCTCGGCCGGGGACCGTCACGGCTGCTGCCGGTCATCGGAGTGCCCGAGCCCGAGGCGTGAGCCGCGCCGCGGCGCCGGCCATTTCCCTAGCCCTGGTCCGGTCGGCCGGACGGCGGCATCTCATGGACCGACCGCCGCGACGGATACCACTCCGCGCCCACCGGACGGCCCGCCATGTTCCAGCTCCAGGAGACGGTCGGCGTGATGCGCACATAGAGCCCCGGGCCGACCATCCCCACCCGCTCGACGGGTTCCTCGGCGGTGCCGTACACCCGTACCCCGCGCGCGATGAACGGATCGAGGGACACCAGATCGTCGATCACGAGGGCCACCTCGAGGTGACCGGCCCGGATGTTGCGGAACTTACGGGTCCCGGCGACCGACGAGCCACTGCCACCGATCCAGAAGTGAGTGCCGTCGTACTCGAAGGCGAGCGGGACCACATCGGGCTGCCGGCCGTCGGGGGACAGCGTCGCGACGCGGGCGAGCGGCTGCGACCGCATGTAGGCGATCTCTTCGTCGGTGAACGACATGACAACCTCCGGGCGTACGTCGAAAGGGGCGCCGCCCTCCCGGAGAGGAGGGCTCCTCCACTCCCATACGAACGGCATTCCACCGAATCGACACCGACCGACACACCGGAGAGGCATCTTGACCGGCAGACGCCGAAGACACACTGCCCGGCCGTCGCCGGAGGGACCCGGACCGTCCGAGGCCGACAGAACCGCGACCGTCGACGCCGGAGAGGGCCCGTCCGCCAGCCCCGGAGGGGCTCAGCCCTGGACGCCCCGCAGGGCCATCGCCACCGCGGCGTCGGTGATCACACCGGGGTCCTCGGCCGCGCCGATCTCGATCCTGCGCACGGCCGCGTCCACGATCCCCTGGAGGAGCATCGCGGCCATCCGGGGCTGCTCGTGCCCGATGTCCCGCAGCGCCTCGACGATCATCGCGACGAGTCCCCCGTGAGCCGCGCGGATCTTCTCGCGCGCACCCGCGTCGAGCTCGCTGGCGGAGATCGCCACGACAGCCCGGTGACGCCGGTCGCCGACGAGACCCAGCTGCTGGCGGACGTACGCCTCGACCTTGCCCTCGGGCGTCCCTGCCAGGGCCATCGCCGCCTCGACCTCGGCCGCCCATACCGGGAAGTCGACCTCGCAGAGCTCTTCGACGACGGCGGCCCGCGACCGGAAGTACTCGTACACGGAGGACCGCGCCAGACCCGTCCGCTCGGCGAGTGCCGGGAACGTCAGCGCCTCCGTCCCGCCCTCGGACAGCAGTGACCGCGCCGCGTCCAGCAGGGCGGCTCGCTGCATCGACCGGTGCTCGGCCACGGAGGCCGCTCGAATCCTTGGCACGCCCCCACTTTACGGATGCCCCGCCCAAGACGGGAGACTCTCGCCCGTCAGGGCTCGATCCTTGGGTCCCCGGCCGAAAGAAGTCCCACTTCAGAGGCGTTACCGAGGAAACGAGGTCAGCGTCCGAAGCTCGCCAGCTTGGCGCGCAGCTGCAGCACGGACTTGGTGTGGATCTGGCTGACCCGGCTCTCCGTCACTCCGAGGACATTGCCGATCTCGGCGAGCGTGAGCCCTTCGTAGTAGTAGAGCGTGACGACGGTCTTCTCACGCTCGGGCAGCGTGTTGATGGCCCGTGCCAAAAAGCGCCGCAGTTCCCGGTCCTCGGCGACCTCCACGGGATTGTCGGCCGCGGTGTCCTCAAGGGTGTCCATCAGGCTCAGCCGGTCGCCGCCCTCACCGCCGACATGCAGCAGCTCCTCCAGGGCCACCACGTTGGCCAGCGACAACTGACTGAACACCGCATGCAGTTCGTCGACCGCGATACCCATCTCGCCGGCCACCTCGCACTCCGACGGCGTACGCCGCAGCCGCGCCTCCAGCGTCGCGTAGGCCCGCTCGACATTGCGTGCCTTCTGCCGCACGGACCGCGGGATCCAGTCCAGCGCCCTCAGCTCGTCGATCATGGCGCCCCGGATCCGCGTGATCGCGTACGTCTCGAACTTGATCTCCCGCTCGATGTCGAACTTCTCGATGGCGTCGATCAGCCCGAACACTCCCGACGAGACGAAGTCCGCCTGCTCCACATTGGGCGGCAGCCCCACACTCACCCGGCCCGCGACGTACTTCACCAGCGGCGAGTAGTGCAGGATCAGCTGCTCGCGCAGTCGCTCGTCGCCCGTGGTCTTGTACGACCTCCACAGCTCGTCGAGCGTCGAGGGGGCGGGCGGCCGCACGCCGCCGCGGGCAGCGGGGGTAACAGCCGCCCGGTCAGACCCGGAGGTGTGCTGGGGCATTCGTCGCCTTGTGCCGTTCTGCCGTGAACTGGGGGTGCCTGAGTGAGCTGTCGGTCTGATGTCGAGTTGCCTGTCTGAGTCGGAATCCTCGTGAGCGTAGCGTGACTGAGGAGTCGCAGTGTGCGAAGGGCGAGGGTTCCACCGTGCGCAGATACGTTCCGCTGGGCGCCCCTCGGGGTCACGACCGTCGCCGTGCGTAATCACCGCGGGGCGCCAACTACGGGAATTGCCAAGGGTTTCGGGGGGTCGCCCGGACGGCCGAACACTGTCGGTCAGCATCGCCCCCGATCCGTGTCGACGGAGATAGTGGCCTGGCGTGTCAACTTCCAGCCGTCGCCGTGTCGTTCGACGAACCCAAGTGAGCGGAGTTCGTACAGTCTCGCGACCGCGTCGTCCGCCGTAGTGCCGGCGCCCCTGGCCGTGTCCTGGGGCGACGCGATCCCCTGGGCCGGCAGCGCGGCAAGCACACGGGCGGCGGCGGGGTCCAGGAGGTCGCGCGGCAGCACCGGCCCACGCCGGTCCGGCGCCAGCTCGCCCATGTCACCGACCAGCTCCGCCACTTCCGCGGCGTCCGTGACCAGCGCCGCGTCCCCGCGCAGCAGTTCGTGCACCCCCGCCGAGAGCGCGCTGGTGGCCGGGCCCGGCACCCCTATCGCGTACCGGCCCAACCGCTGGGCGGCCCGGGCGGTGACCAGAGCGCCGCTGCGGTACGCCGCCTCGACGACCACCGTGCCGCGGGTCAACGCCGCGATGACTCTGTTGCGCAGGATGAACCTGCTCGGTGTCGGATGGTCGCCGGGCGGCAACTCGCCCACGACCAGTCCCTGTTCGGCGATGCGGGTGATCAGTTGAGTGTGCCCGCGCGGATAGGGCCGGTCGACCCCGCAGGCGAGTACGGCGACGGTGGCCCCGCCCGCGCCGAGAGCACCGCGGTGTGTCGCGCCGTCCACCCCGTAGGCACCCCCGGACACCACGACCCAACCCCGCTCGGCGAGCCCCGCGCCCAGTACGGACGCCATGTGCGCGCCGTACTCGGTGCAGGCCCGCGCCCCGACGACCGCGACCGAGCGCAGCGCCCATATCCGCAGGCTGGGCCGCCCTCGCACCCACAGACCGGTGGGCCGCGCGTCCCCGAGGTCGTCCAGCTGTGCGGGCCATTCGGCGTCCCCCGGGCAGACGAACCGCGTCCCGGCGTCCCGTGCCACGGCGAGGTCGTGCTCCGGGTCAGCCCGCTCGGCCCGGGCCCTCAGCCCCGCCCATCGTTTGTCCGTCACGCCCGGCAGCTGTTGCCCGCCTCCGACGAGCCGCCGGACCACCTCCGCGGCCCCGAGCTCGCGCAACCACCGTCCGCAGACCTCGTCCCCCGGTTCGACGACGCGCGCGAGGAAGGCCCGATGGAGCCGCGCGACGTCCCCGCTGTCCCCGCTTCCCCTCCCATCTCTGCTACCCCTGTTATCTCTGCTGCCCCTGTGGTCTCTGCTGTCCCCGCCATCCCCTCCGCCCCAGCCGTCCCCGCTCACGACAGCGCTGCGATCGCCATGGGCACCCCCCGAGGGACCCCGGTGCGCAGTTGCAGGGCGAGGGCGACGTCCGTCGCGTCGGGCCGGTCGTGTCCCACGAGGTCCGCGACGGTCCAGGCGACGCGCAGGACACGGTCGAGACCGCGTGCGGTGAGCACTCCGCGCTCCAGACTGCGCTCGGCGTCGTCCATGGCTCCCGGCGAGGCGAACCAACGGCTGCGCAGCTCCCGCCCCGGCACTTCGCTGTTGGTCCGCCAGGGAGTGTCCGTCAGACGGGCCCCCGCCCGCTCCCTGGCCTCCCGCACCCGGTCGGCGACCGTCTCGGTGGATTCCCCCCGCGCGCCCCTCTCCGTGAGCTGAGACCGGGTGACGCGGTCCACCTCGACCCTCAGATCGACCCGGTCGAGCAGCGGTCCGGAGAGCCGTGCCTGGTAGCGGCGGATCGCGGACGACGGGCACTCGCACAGACTGTCCCGCTGTGAGAAGCGGCCGCAAGGGCATGGGTTCGCCGCGAGCACCATGAGGAACCTGGCCGGGAAGCGCACGACCCCGGCGCTGCGCGCGATCACCACATGCCCCGATTCCAAGGGCTGGCGCAGGGCGTCGAGGGCGTGGCTGCTGAACTCGGGTGTCTCGTCGAGGAAGAGCACTCCCCGGTGCGAGAGGGACACCGCGCCCGGCCGTGCGATTCCCTGGCCGCCTCCGACGAGCGCCTGCATGGTCGCCGAGTGGTGCGGTGCGCAGTAGGGCGCGACGTCGACCAGGGGCTTGCCCGGTGGCAGCAGGCCCGCGACCGAGTGGACGGCTGTGACCTCCAGGGACTCGCCGCGGCTGAGCCTCGGCAGGATGGCCGGAAGTCGCTCGGCGAGCATCGTCTTGCCCGCCCCCGGTGGACCTTCCAGGAACAGGTGGTGTCCGCCGGCCGCGGCGACCTCCACCGCGGTCCGTGCCGAGTGCTGGCCCACGACGTCGGCGAGGTCGTGTCCGTGGTCGTGCTGCATCGCGCCCATGCTGTGCATGCCCGTGGCCGCGCCCGTCCCCGGCATGCGCAGGCCCGCGAGCAGCGGATCCGGGCGGCCCTGATCGTCGGGCTCCTCGTCGGGCACCGGTTCGTCCGTGAGGACGGCGATCAGCTGCCGGAGGCTGCGGACGCCGAGCACGGACACCCCGGGCACCAGCGAGGCCTCGGCGGCCGCGCATTCCGGCACCACCACCTGCTCGTACCCCGCGTCCGCCGCGGCCAGCACGGCCGGCAGCACACC is drawn from Streptomyces liliifuscus and contains these coding sequences:
- a CDS encoding PPOX class F420-dependent oxidoreductase codes for the protein MSFTDEEIAYMRSQPLARVATLSPDGRQPDVVPLAFEYDGTHFWIGGSGSSVAGTRKFRNIRAGHLEVALVIDDLVSLDPFIARGVRVYGTAEEPVERVGMVGPGLYVRITPTVSWSWNMAGRPVGAEWYPSRRSVHEMPPSGRPDQG
- the whiG gene encoding RNA polymerase sigma factor WhiG — its product is MPQHTSGSDRAAVTPAARGGVRPPAPSTLDELWRSYKTTGDERLREQLILHYSPLVKYVAGRVSVGLPPNVEQADFVSSGVFGLIDAIEKFDIEREIKFETYAITRIRGAMIDELRALDWIPRSVRQKARNVERAYATLEARLRRTPSECEVAGEMGIAVDELHAVFSQLSLANVVALEELLHVGGEGGDRLSLMDTLEDTAADNPVEVAEDRELRRFLARAINTLPEREKTVVTLYYYEGLTLAEIGNVLGVTESRVSQIHTKSVLQLRAKLASFGR
- a CDS encoding murein hydrolase activator EnvC family protein; translation: MREDRSMRTWLTLLLALVVAAVGAAGAALPAATALDGGPGRGPGGLPGDDPVGSSPSAPPAADTSVPAVGRAWPVGLRPSVIRGWEPPASTYGRGHRGIDLTAAPGAPVRAVAPGRVSFAGRVAGRGVVSVELNGTGDPPLRTTYEPVRATAKKGAEVAAGEVIGVLEPTGSHCPASCLHWGLRRADTYLDPLSLLPPWLLGRGPSRLLPVIGVPEPEA
- a CDS encoding TetR/AcrR family transcriptional regulator; this encodes MAEHRSMQRAALLDAARSLLSEGGTEALTFPALAERTGLARSSVYEYFRSRAAVVEELCEVDFPVWAAEVEAAMALAGTPEGKVEAYVRQQLGLVGDRRHRAVVAISASELDAGAREKIRAAHGGLVAMIVEALRDIGHEQPRMAAMLLQGIVDAAVRRIEIGAAEDPGVITDAAVAMALRGVQG
- the pyrH gene encoding UMP kinase codes for the protein MTTTKADKDEKSDTGKGAGRFLLKLSGEAFAGGGALGVDPDVVHKMAREIAAVVRGGAQIAVVIGGGNFFRGAELQQRGMDRARSDYMGMLGTVMNCLALQDFLEKEGIDSRVQTAITMGQVAEPYIPLRAVRHLEKGRVVIFGAGMGMPYFSTDTTAAQRALEIDAEALLMGKNGVDGVYDSDPKTNPEAVKFDSLSYGEVITRDLKVADMTAITLCRDNKLPILVFELLAEGNIARAVKGEKIGTLVGDQGSRA
- the dprA gene encoding DNA-processing protein DprA — protein: MSGDGWGGGDGGDSRDHRGSRDNRGSRDGRGSGDSGDVARLHRAFLARVVEPGDEVCGRWLRELGAAEVVRRLVGGGQQLPGVTDKRWAGLRARAERADPEHDLAVARDAGTRFVCPGDAEWPAQLDDLGDARPTGLWVRGRPSLRIWALRSVAVVGARACTEYGAHMASVLGAGLAERGWVVVSGGAYGVDGATHRGALGAGGATVAVLACGVDRPYPRGHTQLITRIAEQGLVVGELPPGDHPTPSRFILRNRVIAALTRGTVVVEAAYRSGALVTARAAQRLGRYAIGVPGPATSALSAGVHELLRGDAALVTDAAEVAELVGDMGELAPDRRGPVLPRDLLDPAAARVLAALPAQGIASPQDTARGAGTTADDAVARLYELRSLGFVERHGDGWKLTRQATISVDTDRGRC
- the tsf gene encoding translation elongation factor Ts, yielding MANYTAADVKKLRELTGAGMMDCKKALDEADGNVDKAVEALRIKGQKGVAKREGRSAENGAVVSIIADDNTSGVLVELKCETDFVAKGERFQAVANTIAEHVTKTSPADLEALLASEIEAGKTVQAYVDEANANLGEKIVLDRFAQFSGAYVGSYMHRTMPDLPPQIGVLVELDKADADLAKGIAQHIAAFAPKYLSREDVPAEVVESERRVAEETTRAEGKPEAALPKIVEGRVNGFFKEATLLGQPYALDQKKSVQKILDEAGVTLKRFVRIKVGI
- a CDS encoding YifB family Mg chelatase-like AAA ATPase encodes the protein MGFARTCSVALVGVEGVVVEVQADLEPGVAAFTLVGLPDKSLTESKDRVRAAVVNSGGEWPQKKLTVGLSPASVPKSGSGFDLAIACAALGASERIDPRVLSDIVMIGELGLDGRVRPVRGVLPAVLAAADAGYEQVVVPECAAAEASLVPGVSVLGVRSLRQLIAVLTDEPVPDEEPDDQGRPDPLLAGLRMPGTGAATGMHSMGAMQHDHGHDLADVVGQHSARTAVEVAAAGGHHLFLEGPPGAGKTMLAERLPAILPRLSRGESLEVTAVHSVAGLLPPGKPLVDVAPYCAPHHSATMQALVGGGQGIARPGAVSLSHRGVLFLDETPEFSSHALDALRQPLESGHVVIARSAGVVRFPARFLMVLAANPCPCGRFSQRDSLCECPSSAIRRYQARLSGPLLDRVDLRVEVDRVTRSQLTERGARGESTETVADRVREARERAGARLTDTPWRTNSEVPGRELRSRWFASPGAMDDAERSLERGVLTARGLDRVLRVAWTVADLVGHDRPDATDVALALQLRTGVPRGVPMAIAALS
- a CDS encoding phosphatidate cytidylyltransferase yields the protein MNDSSWGAPPQAGYWGPSDQGPVQGAAPAGPAYDAHNAQQTRPMPIVPDVPAHGGDQDDDRGAARTGGPLFRDETPRTPPHQDPSSRVPSHQSQNPQEPMSSAAQPAPAPQKKSAGRDLGAAIGVGVGLGAVIVASLFVVKAAFVGVIAVAVVVGLWELTSRLAEQKAIKAPLVPLAVGGAAMVVAGYVRGAEGAWVAMALTALAVLVWRMTEPPEGYLKDVTAGVFAAFYIPFLATFVAMMLTADDGARRVLTFLLLAVVSDTGAYAVGWRFGKHKLAPRISPGKTREGLLGALAFAMVAGALCMQFLIDDGTWWQGLIIGLAVAASATLGDLGESMIKRDLGIKDMGTLLPGHGGIMDRLDSLLPTAPVVWLLLVLFVGS
- the frr gene encoding ribosome recycling factor, with the translated sequence MIEETLLEAEEKMEKAVVVAKEDFAAIRTGRAHPAMFNKIVADYYGALTPINQLASFSVPEPRMAVVTPFDKSALRNIEQAIRDSDLGVNPSNDGNIIRVVFPELTEERRKDYIKVARTKAEDSKISIRSVRRKAKDGIDKMIKDGEVGEDEGRRAEKELDDTTAKYVAQVDELLKHKEAELLEV
- the rpsB gene encoding 30S ribosomal protein S2: MAVVTMRELLESGVHFGHQTRRWNPKMKRFIFTERNGIYIIDLLQSLSYIDRAYEFVKETVAHGGTVMFVGTKKQAQEAIAEQATRVGMPYVNQRWLGGMLTNFSTVYKRLQRLKELEQIDFEDVAASGLTKKELLVLSREKAKLEKTLGGIREMSKVPSAVWIVDTKKEHIAVGEARKLNIPVVAILDTNCDPDEVDYKIPGNDDAIRSVTLLTRVIADAVAEGLISRSGAGKAAEGDKAAGEPLAAWERDLLEGGEKKADEAPAEAPAAEAPAAEEAPAAAEAEAPAAAEAPVAEAPAAEAEKPAEAEQA